AAAAACTACCAGATATTATTGTCTGTGATATTATGATGCCTGTATTAGATGGTTATCAGGCTCTAAAAATCTTATCTAAAAACAAGACAACCAAGCATATTCCTTTTATATTTTTATCTGCTAAAACCGAACGTTGTGATATAAGAAAGGGAATGAATTTAGGAGCCGACGATTATATAACTAAGCCTTTTACCTACGATGACCTCACTATTGCTATTGAAAGTCGTTTGGCAAAAGTTTCTATTTTAAAAGAATTACAGAATAATAAAAAAACCGAAATAATACAGCCAAACGAAGATGAAATAAAAACCCTTAATGATTTAAAAAACTTCTTTTATGATTATGGTGATGAATTTATATTTAAAAATGAAGATTTTATTTATCGTGAGAGCGACCATTCAAATTATATATATTTAATTATTCAAGGCGCTATAAAGTGCTTTAGAATTGAAGAACATGGAAAAGAACTAATCACATCTTTGTATAAAGAAGATGATTTATTTGGTTATACATCATTCACACAAAACACACCTCACAAAGAAACAGCAGTAGCAATTGCAGACACTAAATTAGTTGGTATTTCAAATATAAAATTCAATGAAATTCTTGAAGAAAACCATAAAATAGCTTTAGAACTTATTAAATTATTAACCAATGATTTATCTACTATAAAAGAACAACTCATACAAATGGCTTATGGGTCGGTGAATAAAAAAACAGCCAATAGTATTTTAAAATTTGCTAAAAAAATAAACCGTAAACCAGAAGACCCTATAAAAATTTCTAGAAGCGATTTAGCAAGTGTTGCAGGTATTGCTACCGAAACATTAATAAGAGCTTTAACCGAGTTTAAAAAACAAGGTATTATAAAAGCAGAAGGCCGAAATATAAAAGTAATTGATCTTGAAAAATTAAAAAACATTAATTAATTGCGTTTTTTATCTTATTTCAAAATGATTAATATCATTTTAAATAAAGTAACTACTACATAAATTAGTAGGTATAAAACTTTATTTTACACTAAAGGTGTTTATGGTTTAAAGAAATATTGTAATAAGCAATATACAAAGGGAGTAAAAAAACTAAATTAGTTTAGTAAATTTTATTTCATTCAAAAGTTTAAAAAATAAATTATGGATAATTCAATTTTTTTAGCCAAATTTTGGGGATGGTATCTCATTATATTCTTTTTTATATTAAGTTTAAACCCCAAACGTATTAAACAAATTTTTAATGATTTAAATGATGAAAAATTTCTAATTACATCATCATTTATTGCTATCATTTTAGGGTTATTAAATATTTTATTCCATAATATTTGGGAACCAAACTGGAAACTTATTATTACTTTTATTGGATGGTCTTCTCTTTTTATAGGTTTATCCTTGTTTATATTTCCTAAGCGTACAGTTGCTATTTTAAAGTTTATTAATGTAAAACTAGTACAAGTTATTTATACACTATTATTCTTTACAGGATTATTTTTATTAAATATTGTTTATGGTATTATACCTGTATAATTTTTCTAAACTGATATATATCATTTACTATTAAGATATTGTTATATAAATTAGTACTATTATTAAAATGTTCTTTCACATATTTAAGATTTAAAAAGCTTGGAGTTTTAAAATATTATTTAATTGATTTTCATTTATTTTTTTTCATTTATTAGCTTATGAGGTTAAAAAATTAAATAATTGCATTATACTCCCGAAGAAACAGGACGTTTCTACGTCCTGTTTCTTTTTTTTAAATACAGGTATTATTATAAATTAATAATACCAGAACAATGTATTTAAAGTTATTATTTGGCAGGAAACCTAAATGTTTCCTTTAGAAATAAAGGATATGTTTTAGAAAACATAAAGCTTAATAATGACATTAAATACTTTGGAGAAACAGGAGATTTAGATCTCCTGTTTCTTATAAAAAAAACAGGGTTTTTACATTG
The nucleotide sequence above comes from Flavobacteriaceae bacterium HL-DH10. Encoded proteins:
- a CDS encoding response regulator; amino-acid sequence: MKTVLFIEDDMVLRETTAELLELAGYNVIKASNGKIGIKIAKKKLPDIIVCDIMMPVLDGYQALKILSKNKTTKHIPFIFLSAKTERCDIRKGMNLGADDYITKPFTYDDLTIAIESRLAKVSILKELQNNKKTEIIQPNEDEIKTLNDLKNFFYDYGDEFIFKNEDFIYRESDHSNYIYLIIQGAIKCFRIEEHGKELITSLYKEDDLFGYTSFTQNTPHKETAVAIADTKLVGISNIKFNEILEENHKIALELIKLLTNDLSTIKEQLIQMAYGSVNKKTANSILKFAKKINRKPEDPIKISRSDLASVAGIATETLIRALTEFKKQGIIKAEGRNIKVIDLEKLKNIN